GTGATGTCTGGAAGCATGTGTCACGGATGTAAGCCGAGGCGGTGGCAGAGCACAAGTCTGTGTTCTCTGTCTCTTGACGCATCGGCGGACCGCTCCCATGGATGCAGCCCGATTTTACCCATGAAACCCACACTTCTCATCCTCGCTGCCGGCATGGGCAGCCGTTACGGCGGTCTCAAGCAACTTGATGCGATGGGGCCTTCGGGTGAAGTGGTGCTGGATTACTCGGTGTTCGACGCGATCCGTGCCGGTTTCGGCAAGGTGGTGTTCGTCATCCGCCGCGACTTCGAGGAGCTGTTCCGCACGCAGATTGGCTCCAAGTTCGAGGGTCGTATCGCCGTGGATTACGCGTTTCAGGATTTAAACGACCTGCCCGCCGGTTTCTCCCTGCCGGAAGGCCGCACCAAGCCCTGGGGCACGGCGCATGCGCTGCTCGCTGCCGCGAATGTGGTGAACGAGCCTTTCCTCATGATCAATGCCGACGACTTCTACGGCCAGGACGCCTTCAAAAAGATCGCCGCTGATCTCACTCAGCCGCGCTCGAAAGACGGCAAGAGCCACTGGTCGATGGTGGGCTTCTATTTGAAGAACACGCTCTCGGAACACGGCAGCGTGTCACGTGGCGTCTGCAAACGCGATGCGAACGGCATGCTCGTGACGGTCACGGAGATGACAAAGATCTTCAAACATGGCCACGGTGCGGAGAACCGCGAGGTGGAGGGTGCTTACGTGCCGCTCACGGGTGACGAAGTCGTGTCGATGAACTTCTTTGGCTTCACGCCGGACATCTTCGACCATCTGCGCCAGGCCTTCGCCGAATTCCTCACGAAGCGCGGCAACGAACTCAAGTCAGAGTGCTATGTGCCTGCCGAAGTCGATGCTCTCATTCACGCAGGCAAGGCTGAGGTCCGCGTACTCGAAACCACCGGCAAGTGGTTCGGTGTCACCTATCCCGAGGACAAGGCCGAAGTCGTCGCCAGCATTCGCAAGTTGATCGACGCGGGTGAGTATCCGCAGTCGCTGTTGGGTTGATCGGCAGTCTTTTATTTCTGCTCAAGCAGGCGTTCGACACTGCGTTGCGTCGCGCCTTGGTGGATTTGCAGGGCCTTGT
The window above is part of the Prosthecobacter sp. genome. Proteins encoded here:
- a CDS encoding sugar phosphate nucleotidyltransferase, with amino-acid sequence MKPTLLILAAGMGSRYGGLKQLDAMGPSGEVVLDYSVFDAIRAGFGKVVFVIRRDFEELFRTQIGSKFEGRIAVDYAFQDLNDLPAGFSLPEGRTKPWGTAHALLAAANVVNEPFLMINADDFYGQDAFKKIAADLTQPRSKDGKSHWSMVGFYLKNTLSEHGSVSRGVCKRDANGMLVTVTEMTKIFKHGHGAENREVEGAYVPLTGDEVVSMNFFGFTPDIFDHLRQAFAEFLTKRGNELKSECYVPAEVDALIHAGKAEVRVLETTGKWFGVTYPEDKAEVVASIRKLIDAGEYPQSLLG